From the Nitrospirota bacterium genome, the window GAAAAATTTTTGATAGTCCTCCTCGATGTCCCGCTCTTCACATCTCCACTGGCCCACATACTCCGCTCCGCTTTCCACAGCCACCATTTCAGCCCTGTCGGTATAGGGATTTGGAATTGAATTTCCTTTTGGAAGAAAATTCGCCCAGACATAATTTATCGCGGATTTGGGCGGATACTCGCCATAAATCATTTTTATCGCGCCAAATTTTGTCCGTTCCCAAAAGGTTGCTTTTTCGGGATCATATTTAAAGGTTACATAGATCCGGGCGGCATAATCATCGCCCTCCTTTTTAGTTTCATTTCCCTTTTTAAGGATTCGATTAATTTTCCAGCACCATGAAATACTGGAATAAGTTCCCGGGTCCAGTTCAAGGGGGATATAAAGACCGGACGCGGATTGATGGCTTTCGGCCTTGATCATTAAACGTCCCTCCTCGCGGACCAGGGTATACCGGGTGTGCCGGGAAATCTTGGAAAAGGTAAGAGGCTTCCACCCTTTTGGATAACCCTCCTCCCCCTCCTGGTCTGGTATTAACCGGATCGTTTCTCCGATTTCAGAGGGGAACGACAGGGTGATGATAGAGAGCAATAAAAACACGGCTATGGTAAAGCGCGTCAGGATTGCGTGAAATTGTTTCAAGACTTCCCGATTTCCCGGGCCAGAAATTCCTTTGAAAATGTATAGGCCTTCTCCATCAGGATTTGGCTATGCCGGAAATCCAGAAGATCAATATTAAGCCCAAAGGCAGGTTCCATGACGATGAGTCTAGCCTTTGAACCGTATTGCCGGATATCGCACATCGTTTTACGGTCTAACGCGATGCTAAACGCCCGGGTGAGAATTTTCAACAATCCATGGACCGGCCTGTCAGAAGGGGTACAACAGTTATACTGCATGGTGAGAATAGTGGTCGCCCCTTCGTTTACGGCTACTTCCAACGGGACATTTTCTGTCACGGCGCCATCCACGAGCTGGTAGCCCTGACACGTTTGCGGTGGAAAAATTCCGGGCATCGCGGTGCTGGCCATCAGGGCATCGACCAGATTTCCCATACGAACGTATAACGGCTGACCGGTTTGAAAATTGGTGCAGGGGACAATCAACGGCGTTTTAAGTTCCTCAAAGGTCTCCACGGGCAAATAACGCTCCAAAAATCCTCTAAAACGGTAATGGTCATAAAGACTGTCTGCCTTGAAGAATTTCCAGAGGTTCTCCCAGTTAAAACCATAGAGATCGGATGTTTTAAGGTTCCGCCACAAGGCCGCGACCTCCGCCGGAGGAACACCGGAGGCAATAAAGGCGCCGTTGACCGCGCCGATAGAGGTCCCGACAATGAAATCCACCTTCATCCCCAGTTCATTTATGGCCTGGTAAAGCCCTACATCGATGGCTCCTTTACTCCCCCCGCCGCTTAGAACCAGAGCAATCTTTTCACTCATATTTTTTTACCTTTGATTGTAAATTTTCCTGATGTTTTCAGAGAAACGCCCATAAAGGGACGAAAACTATTTGGCTTTTTGCTTTATAAAAGTCTTGTTTTGATATTCCTCAAAGGCAACTTGCAATTCCTCCTGCGTGTTCATGACAATCGGCCCGTACCACGCAACCGGCTCCCCGATCGGCATGCCTGAAATCAGAAGAAAACGGACCGGTTCATCCTCCGTATTAATCTCAATTTGGTCTCCCTGTGATTCGTAGAGAACCAGATTTTCGGCGCCGATCTTCCCCTTTTTTTTAACCTCGTTATCGTTTGAACCGACCACTTCTATGGCGCCCGCGTTATCCGTTGGGTCAAAATAGCCCTTTCCCGCCAAAACATAGGTGAAAACGGTATGTCCGGACTTGACGGGATGAGTAAAAGAGGTTCGGGAAGGGACCGAAACATCGAGATATTCCGGATCGATGACGATGTCTTTGACAGGTCCGGAGGTCCCGTCTACCCTTCCGCTGATGACTTTCACCGTCACGCCGGAAGAGAGTTTGACCTCCGGAATCCGGGTGCTCTTCAGGTCGCGATAGCGGGGCTCCATCATTTTATGGGCAGCCGGGAGGTTGGCCCAGAGCTGATATCCCCAAATCCGTTTGTTGTCCCCTATTTTTGGCATTTCCTGATGAAGGATGCCGCTTCCGGCCGTCATCCATTGAACGTCTCCCGAAACAATATTCCCTTTATTTCCCATGCTGTCCTCGTGCTCTACTCTCCCTTCCAAAACATAGGTAATCGTTTCGATGCCGCGGTGGGGATGCCAGGGAAAGCCGGCAAGGTATTCGGAAGGATCATTTGAATGGAAATCGTCCATTAGAAGAAAGGGGTCCAATTTGGGAACCTGGGAATTGCCAAAGGCTCTTTTGAGTTTAACCCCAGCGCCCTCCATGGTCGGCACGCTTTTCCATATCGATTTTATTTTCCTTGTTTGGGACATGGCCTTCGCCTCCTTTCAAATAAAACAACGACGGGTTCGGTTAAATTCATGAATTTAATCCCGTCTAAAGCTTAACAGAGTGTTACCCATTGTGGCAATTGGAATGGAAAGGGGGGTAATCCCCGCGAACCGGGGCTGAAGCGTTTGGGCCTCGAACCGGTTTTACCGAAGCCGCCGGATTGTCTCACCCAAGAACAGAGTTAGAAAGCTGTCATTGCGAACAAAGTGAAGCAATCTCAAGACTTTACGATAAGATTGCCACGCACCCTTCGGTGCTCGCAATGACATGATTAATAAGTGGGTGCGAAGTCTATCGCTGGTCTTGTTCATCGGACTATATTTGACCTCAAATAAAACAGGAACCATGAAAAAAACCCTCTTTCTTTTCAAAGCCCTTTCGGATGAAACACGTCTTCGAATCCTCAACCTGTTGACAGGCGGAGAAGTTTGCGTCTGCCACCTGACCGAAGCTCTTCAGGTCGGCCAATCGAAGGTGTCACGGCATTTGTCCTATCTTAAAAACGCCGGATGGGTGGAGGATCGAAGGGATGGGCTTTGGGTTTACTACCGTCTTGTGCCAGCCAAAACTCATTTTCATCGTAAAGAAATGGAAGCTCTGACGCTCTGTTTTCAAGAAAACAAATCCTTCCGGCAGGATATTAAAACGCTTCGTCGAATATTGAAAAGTAATGGCCTTTGCGAATGAGCGCGAGAACCAGGGGCCGGGCGGAACCCTAGAACAGCGATAGAAAGTTGTCATTGCGAGCGAAGCGAAGCAATCTCGCCATCGTGAACCAAGATCGCCACGCACCCTGCGGGCGCTCGCGATGACAGGCAAAACAAGGAGTTACAAATCCTATCTCTGTTCCTGGGTAAGTGGGTGCGAAGTCTATCGCTGGTCTTGGGCGGAACCTTTTTCTTGACAATTATATCTGTCTAAGCGTATATACAGATTTAATGTCGATGCCTGTTCACACGCGCGAATCGTTAAGATCCTGTCTTGCGGAATTTACCGGAACCTTTTTTCTGGTTTTGGCCGGTTGCGGCGCGCTGGTCATCGACCAAATCGTACCCGGACAGATTACCCATGTCGGGATAGCCCTGACCTTCGGACTGGCTGTCATGGCAATGATCTACGCGACAGGGCATCTTTCGGGGGCCCATCTTAATCCTGCCGTGACCCTGGGTTTTGCATTTTGCCGGCATTTCGCATGGAAAAAGATTTTGCCGTATTGGCTGGCCCAGATTTTGGGGGCCCTTGCCGCCGCGCTGGTGTTGAAAGGTTTATTCGGTAACGTCGGCCATCTTGGAACCACGCTTCCGCAGTACGGCCTCTGGCAAACCTTTTTTCTCGAATTTTTCCTCACTTTTTTTCTGATGTTTGTCATTATGGCGGTCGCCACCGATTCCCGCGCGGTTGGTGAGGCGGCGGCCATCGCAATTGGAGGAACCGTCGGAATGGAAGCCCTCTTTGCAGGCCCGATTTCCGGGGCTTCGATGAATCCGGCCCGGTCTTTGGGACCCGCTCTGGTTTCAGGCACTCTTGAACATCTCTGGGTCTATCTTCTCGCGCCATTGACGGGAGCGGTCCTGGGGGCTTTTTTCTATCAGCTGATTAAGGGGGATCATCAACCTAAAAGATTCTCATGAAAATACAGGGTTCTGACACGCAAAAGAAAAAGAAAGTTTTATTTATCTGTACAGGTAATTCCGCCCGCAGCCAGATGGCTGAAGGGCTGACCCGGCATCTGAGCAAAGGCTCGGTCGAAGTCCATAGCGCCGGGCTAGAGCCAAAGGGGCTTAACCCTTATGCCATTAAGGTCATGGATGAAATAGGAATTAATATTCGAGATCAAAAATCAAAAGAGATTTACCCGGCCCTCTTGAATCAGGCCGATTTGATCGTTACGGTTTGCGGCAACGCCGAGGAACGTTGCCCCGTCACCCCGCCCGGCATCCAACGGCTCCACTGGCCTCTGCCCGATCCGGCGAAAGCCACAGGATCAGAATCAGAGATTTCTTCCCGGTTTCGCGGGGTCAGAGATGAAATACGAAAAAGGATCGAGTCCCTCCTCAAGGAGCCCGGGTTCGACGATGTCAAGAGGCGCCAGCCTTAATGATTCAAGACCCTTTCTTTCTGGCGCGATCTTTCAAAAACTTAAGGGCTTCAACCCAGAGAGCGCTCCCCCCGCCCAGCAGGAAGCAGAGGGTCATTTCAAGAAAAGAAAGAGGGGCAAACTTAAACAGCCCGCGCAATCCGGGAAGATAGAGAGCCAGGCCGAGAAAAATCAGGGTCCCTCCAAAAATCCACCAGAGAGCGGAGTTTGGCTTTTTCAAGGCCGCCCAGAGGGGGCTGGTCAAAGAACGATTGGTTAAAATCTGCGCAAGATTGGAAATAATTAAAGTTGTAAAAGCCAGCGCCCGGGCATGCCTCTCTCCTAACCCGTAAGACAGGGCAATACCAAATATTCCCAAAACGATTCCTAAAACAATCACGCCTTGCAACAACAGAAACATCAGCGTTTTTCGTCTAAAAAGGGGTTCGTCCGGATCGCGAGGGGGGCGTTTCATCACATCACCTTCCTCCTCTTCGGCTTCAAAAACAATCGAACACGCCGGATCGATAATAAATTCCATAAAGACGATATGAATCGGCATAAACATGACGGGCCAGCCGAATATCAACGGTAGAAGAGACATCCCGGCAATCGGGACATGCACGGCAAGGAGGTAGGACATCGCTTTCTGCAAATTATCATGAATGCGCCGGCCGAGCCTTACGGCATGGACAATCGAGGTAAAATCGTCGTCCAGGAGAACAAGCGAAGACGCCTCACGGGCCACGTCGGTCCCGCGCTTCCCCATGGCAATACCGATATGGGCCCCTTTGAGCGCCGGCGCGTCATTAACACCGTCTCCCGTCATGGCCACCACCTGGCCATTCATCTTAAAGGCGTTGACGATTCTTAATTTTTGTTCAGGCGCGACCCGGGCGAATATGTTCGTTGTTTTAACGCCATGGCTCAATTCAGTTTCGGTGAGCGACTCCAGATCGCTCCCGGTAAGAATATTTTCGGCGGGGACAAGGCCGGCCTGACGGGCAATGGCCCGTGCCGTAATGGGGTAATCTCCCGTCATCATCACCACCCGAATCCCGGCCGAATAACATTCCTTTATCGCGGCGGGCACCGTCGACCGAAGAGGATCAGCCAGGCCAAGAAGCCCCACGAATTCAAAATTAAAATCATGCTGGAGAGAAGGCCATTGATTTCCCTGGAAGGAGGCTTTAGCGACGCCCAGAACGCGTAATCCCTCGGCGGCCATGGCGGTTGCCTGCCGGGCCAGGTCCGCTTGCCTGGTTTCAGTCAAATGGCAAAGATCGGCGATGGCTTCCGGCGCCCCTTTCGTTGCCACGACAAATTCTTCCCCGTCTGACGCTTTCCAGACATGGGACATGGCCATCAAAGCGGGTTCAAGGGCGTATTCATGTACAAGCGTCCAGTCGCTATGCAGATGTTCCGTCTGAACAAGGTATCGTTTTCCCAATTCCTGGAACGCTTTTTCCATCGGATCGAAAGGATTAATTTCGCTCGCAAGGATGCTGAATTCCAATAATGAATGAAAATTTTCCGGCAGGCGTTCAGAGTCATGGCTCTGAACGGGGTAAACGGCGCTGCCGGAAAAGAGCTTTTTCACCTCCATCCGGTTTTGAGTCAGCGTGCCGGTCTTATCCACACAGAGGACCATGGCCGAACCCAGCGCTTCAATCGCGGAGGGGCGCCGGGTCAAAACCCGCTGCCTGGAAATGCGCCACGCCCCGAGAGCCAGAAAAACGGTTAAGACAACCGGAAACTCTTCCGGAAGAATGGCCATCGCCAGCGTCAGTCCGTTCAGGATACCTTCCAGCCACCCGCCTCTGATCAGTCCAAAAATGAGAACGACCAATCCGCACGAGAGAAGACCCAATACAGCAACGGTCCGCACCAACCGACCGGTCTCCTGCTGCAAGGGGGTTTTCCCCAAGCTCTGTTTTTGCAGCACCTTGCCGATTCGGCCCAACTCGCTGTTTGGCCCCGTTGCGAGAACTTCGGCCACTCCCCTTCCTTGAACCACGAGAGAACCGGAATAGAGAAAAGAAGAGCCTTCCCCCCCTGGACGCTCCATAACGCTCTTTTTTTCATCTGGAAACTTTCGAACCGGAACAGACTCTCCAGTTAACAGGGATTCATCGACCATCAGGCCTTTGCTGGAAAGAATGACGGCATCGGCTGGCACCCGGTCTCCTTCCTCAACCACGAGAAAATCTCCTCTCACCACTTCACGGCCCGCAACCCGAACCGGTTTGCCATCCCGGACGATAAGGGCTCGCGGGCTGGAAAGGTCTCGCAGAGCTTCCAGAACCCGTTCAACCTTTTGTTCCTGGTAAAGCGTTATGCCGATGATTCCGAATATAGAAACGAGCAGAGTAAACGCCCCAGCTAAATCACCCAGAACGATATAAACCGTACCCGCGGCCAATAGGAGGAGAAACATCGGTTCCTTGAGTACTCCCAGGAGAAGGGCCCAAAGGTCACGGGAGCGGTCTGCAGGGAGTTCGTTGTACCCTTCTTCTTTGAGCCTGCGCGTTGCTTCCTGTTCTGAAAGTCCCTGAATTGACTGAAGCTCTAAATGGGTTGGTTTAATCACTCATTCCTCGTGAAAGAATCTACAAAAGTAATTAAGAAGGTCGCCTGCGGCCACTATAGTTGAAATATCCCCCAAAATTCAAGAACACTCCTAAAGTAAAGATACCACACGAAATGTCTAACTTTTTATGACCGTCTAACTCTTTTGACGGTTTTTAAGATTTTAGAATGTCTTGTTTTTTAAAGGATTTCCTATTTTATCTGTCCAGTAAATTATACAAGTTTCAAGATTTTATGAGACTTGAACGGGTTATGGGTCAAAAACAAAAACATACCTGATTGAAAGTATTGATTAATTTTTATTTTTGGGCGTGCCTCTTAACCCATAAATAATGGCATAGCCTTTGCTCTCTTTCTTTAGTTAAGAAGGAGGTAAAAAAAATGGGACATAAAAATAGTATTAGACATAGGGTTCCTCAGCCTATAAGAGGAACGGCACCTAAAATTTCGGACCCCTATCTCCCAAGGGAAGGAATGCCGGAACCGGCAAAGTGTAAGATCTGTCAGTCGGTCTATCACCATAAACGATGGTACGCAAAAGATGACCCGTTTGCTCTTCAAGCCCAAAATGAACCGATGGAACTAACCGTTTGTCCGGCTTGCCGAAAGGCCAAAGATCATTTTCCGGGAGGCGTCGTAACTTTACGCGGAGGATACCTGGTCGCCCATAAGGATCAAATTCTCCATTTGATTCGAAATGAAGAAACAAGGGCAAAAAAGGATAATCCCCTCGAGGTAATTTTCTCTGTGAAAGATATGGGAAACAGGATCGAGATTCATACCACGAATGAGAAGCTTGCCCAAAGAATTGGTAAAGAAATCCATCGGGCCTTTAAAGGAGAGGTTAGTTATCACTGGACACACGACCTTCCCCATGATAAATTTGTCCGGGTCGAGTGGCACCGGGAAGCTGAAAAAGAATAAAAAGGAGGATTACCGATGATAAAAATCAAACAGATCATGACAAAAAACCCCGTAAAGGTTGAGGCACAAAAAACGGTACGGGAAGTTATAAACCTGATGGCTGAAAAAAAATTGGGGAGCCTCCTGATCCGTAAAGGGGATGACATTGTGGGAATTATCGAGGAAGCGGATATTATTCGAAAAGTCCTCGGAAAAGATTTAAATCCTTATGTCACCAAGGTGGAGGATGTCATGTCTGTTCCTTTTGTCATTGATCAGGAAAAGACCGATAACGAGGCCAGCGATATGATGTTTCAAAATCATGTGAGGCATCTTGCCGTAACGGAAGATTCTAAAATTATCGGCATCGTGTCTATGTACGATTTAATTAGACCGGTATACGGAGGGAAAACCTTCTGGACCTGATCGGTTTTTTTTAATTCTCCGGTCTCATGCTCCCTGAAGTAAAAGGGGAAGATTCCTTGTAAATCATTTCCCGATGTGATAAAAACTTCCCTGAAAATGGATCTCCTTATCG encodes:
- a CDS encoding DUF3047 domain-containing protein, yielding MKQFHAILTRFTIAVFLLLSIITLSFPSEIGETIRLIPDQEGEEGYPKGWKPLTFSKISRHTRYTLVREEGRLMIKAESHQSASGLYIPLELDPGTYSSISWCWKINRILKKGNETKKEGDDYAARIYVTFKYDPEKATFWERTKFGAIKMIYGEYPPKSAINYVWANFLPKGNSIPNPYTDRAEMVAVESGAEYVGQWRCEERDIEEDYQKFFGEKPPPLLGVAVMTDTDNTQEEAIAYYSNLLIKKSKPVK
- a CDS encoding patatin-like phospholipase family protein, with product MSEKIALVLSGGGSKGAIDVGLYQAINELGMKVDFIVGTSIGAVNGAFIASGVPPAEVAALWRNLKTSDLYGFNWENLWKFFKADSLYDHYRFRGFLERYLPVETFEELKTPLIVPCTNFQTGQPLYVRMGNLVDALMASTAMPGIFPPQTCQGYQLVDGAVTENVPLEVAVNEGATTILTMQYNCCTPSDRPVHGLLKILTRAFSIALDRKTMCDIRQYGSKARLIVMEPAFGLNIDLLDFRHSQILMEKAYTFSKEFLAREIGKS
- a CDS encoding pirin family protein is translated as MSQTRKIKSIWKSVPTMEGAGVKLKRAFGNSQVPKLDPFLLMDDFHSNDPSEYLAGFPWHPHRGIETITYVLEGRVEHEDSMGNKGNIVSGDVQWMTAGSGILHQEMPKIGDNKRIWGYQLWANLPAAHKMMEPRYRDLKSTRIPEVKLSSGVTVKVISGRVDGTSGPVKDIVIDPEYLDVSVPSRTSFTHPVKSGHTVFTYVLAGKGYFDPTDNAGAIEVVGSNDNEVKKKGKIGAENLVLYESQGDQIEINTEDEPVRFLLISGMPIGEPVAWYGPIVMNTQEELQVAFEEYQNKTFIKQKAK
- a CDS encoding metalloregulator ArsR/SmtB family transcription factor, which codes for MKKTLFLFKALSDETRLRILNLLTGGEVCVCHLTEALQVGQSKVSRHLSYLKNAGWVEDRRDGLWVYYRLVPAKTHFHRKEMEALTLCFQENKSFRQDIKTLRRILKSNGLCE
- a CDS encoding MIP family channel protein; amino-acid sequence: MPVHTRESLRSCLAEFTGTFFLVLAGCGALVIDQIVPGQITHVGIALTFGLAVMAMIYATGHLSGAHLNPAVTLGFAFCRHFAWKKILPYWLAQILGALAAALVLKGLFGNVGHLGTTLPQYGLWQTFFLEFFLTFFLMFVIMAVATDSRAVGEAAAIAIGGTVGMEALFAGPISGASMNPARSLGPALVSGTLEHLWVYLLAPLTGAVLGAFFYQLIKGDHQPKRFS
- a CDS encoding arsenate reductase ArsC, translated to MKIQGSDTQKKKKVLFICTGNSARSQMAEGLTRHLSKGSVEVHSAGLEPKGLNPYAIKVMDEIGINIRDQKSKEIYPALLNQADLIVTVCGNAEERCPVTPPGIQRLHWPLPDPAKATGSESEISSRFRGVRDEIRKRIESLLKEPGFDDVKRRQP
- a CDS encoding cation-translocating P-type ATPase codes for the protein MKPTHLELQSIQGLSEQEATRRLKEEGYNELPADRSRDLWALLLGVLKEPMFLLLLAAGTVYIVLGDLAGAFTLLVSIFGIIGITLYQEQKVERVLEALRDLSSPRALIVRDGKPVRVAGREVVRGDFLVVEEGDRVPADAVILSSKGLMVDESLLTGESVPVRKFPDEKKSVMERPGGEGSSFLYSGSLVVQGRGVAEVLATGPNSELGRIGKVLQKQSLGKTPLQQETGRLVRTVAVLGLLSCGLVVLIFGLIRGGWLEGILNGLTLAMAILPEEFPVVLTVFLALGAWRISRQRVLTRRPSAIEALGSAMVLCVDKTGTLTQNRMEVKKLFSGSAVYPVQSHDSERLPENFHSLLEFSILASEINPFDPMEKAFQELGKRYLVQTEHLHSDWTLVHEYALEPALMAMSHVWKASDGEEFVVATKGAPEAIADLCHLTETRQADLARQATAMAAEGLRVLGVAKASFQGNQWPSLQHDFNFEFVGLLGLADPLRSTVPAAIKECYSAGIRVVMMTGDYPITARAIARQAGLVPAENILTGSDLESLTETELSHGVKTTNIFARVAPEQKLRIVNAFKMNGQVVAMTGDGVNDAPALKGAHIGIAMGKRGTDVAREASSLVLLDDDFTSIVHAVRLGRRIHDNLQKAMSYLLAVHVPIAGMSLLPLIFGWPVMFMPIHIVFMEFIIDPACSIVFEAEEEEGDVMKRPPRDPDEPLFRRKTLMFLLLQGVIVLGIVLGIFGIALSYGLGERHARALAFTTLIISNLAQILTNRSLTSPLWAALKKPNSALWWIFGGTLIFLGLALYLPGLRGLFKFAPLSFLEMTLCFLLGGGSALWVEALKFLKDRARKKGS
- a CDS encoding CBS domain-containing protein, whose amino-acid sequence is MIKIKQIMTKNPVKVEAQKTVREVINLMAEKKLGSLLIRKGDDIVGIIEEADIIRKVLGKDLNPYVTKVEDVMSVPFVIDQEKTDNEASDMMFQNHVRHLAVTEDSKIIGIVSMYDLIRPVYGGKTFWT